One Rudaeicoccus suwonensis genomic window carries:
- a CDS encoding SGNH/GDSL hydrolase family protein: MSARVVRSLSAMALAAGSLGAVGVIATSQPASAATGSYYLALGDSLGAGYQPGLGDNKTGGYVGAVLAHLKQTDPSVELNNLSCSGETTGTMLNGGICTYPQGNQLAAGVAFAKAHKNELSLITIDIGANDIDSCATTTGVDFTCLAKGLATVNTQLPQILGQLRAAAPNARLVVVNYYNPFLAAWLTGTSGQTLAKTSVTLADTFDGEIASAAAGVKAPVADVQTAFSSSDFTPTVTVKPYGSLPLNVARICQWTWMCSKDNIHANDAGYAVMGKAVIAAIPAAPPTSSPSSSPSASTTTATGVSSSPVSGPPVVTDGPASGGNESVLVGAGAAAIAVSALGGAAAMRIRRRRDGGRS; the protein is encoded by the coding sequence ATGTCTGCACGTGTAGTGCGCAGCCTGAGCGCGATGGCGCTCGCAGCAGGATCGCTCGGCGCTGTCGGCGTCATTGCCACCAGCCAGCCGGCCTCGGCCGCCACTGGAAGTTATTACCTCGCGCTCGGTGACTCGCTCGGCGCCGGCTATCAGCCCGGTCTGGGCGACAACAAGACCGGCGGGTATGTCGGAGCCGTCCTGGCGCACCTCAAGCAGACAGATCCCAGCGTCGAGCTGAACAACCTCAGCTGCTCGGGTGAGACCACCGGCACCATGCTCAACGGCGGCATCTGCACGTATCCGCAGGGCAACCAGTTGGCCGCCGGTGTGGCCTTCGCCAAGGCGCACAAGAACGAGTTGAGCCTGATCACGATCGACATCGGCGCCAACGACATCGACAGCTGCGCCACCACGACCGGCGTCGATTTCACGTGCTTGGCGAAGGGCCTGGCGACCGTGAACACCCAGCTGCCACAGATCCTGGGCCAGCTGCGGGCAGCCGCGCCGAACGCACGGCTTGTCGTCGTCAACTACTACAACCCGTTCCTCGCGGCCTGGCTGACCGGCACCTCCGGCCAGACACTGGCGAAGACCTCGGTCACCCTTGCCGACACCTTCGACGGTGAGATCGCCTCGGCGGCCGCTGGCGTCAAGGCACCGGTGGCCGACGTGCAGACCGCGTTCTCCAGCAGCGACTTCACGCCCACCGTGACCGTCAAGCCCTATGGCAGTCTGCCGCTGAACGTCGCCCGGATCTGCCAGTGGACCTGGATGTGCAGCAAGGACAACATCCACGCCAACGACGCCGGTTACGCGGTGATGGGCAAGGCCGTCATCGCCGCGATCCCGGCGGCGCCTCCGACCAGCAGTCCCAGCTCCTCGCCGTCGGCAAGCACCACCACCGCGACCGGCGTCAGCAGTTCGCCGGTCTCCGGCCCGCCCGTCGTGACCGACGGCCCGGCGTCCGGTGGCAACGAGAGTGTTCTGGTCGGCGCCGGTGCTGCCGCAATCGCGGTGTCCGCCCTCGGCGGTGCAGCCGCGATGCGGATCCGCCGTCGGCGCGACGGTGGCCGCTCGTAA
- a CDS encoding Imm63 family immunity protein — translation MTDTSTPDDTPTDVDLEELQAEIDRLAEQVIVPGIRHRPHVPRQVNPDAGYMFWRWNGELGCYDYLATERGELVIDRHTSSRSELIEWIICDVAHDVAVSYEVGHRRPAEDSRRQQFALWVELMTRVSPQWGEHTGAKVREFLAVSPYSDGQPVD, via the coding sequence ATGACGGACACATCGACTCCGGACGACACCCCGACCGACGTCGACCTCGAGGAGTTGCAGGCCGAGATCGACCGGCTCGCCGAGCAAGTTATCGTGCCCGGCATCCGACACCGGCCGCACGTGCCGAGACAGGTGAATCCCGACGCCGGGTACATGTTCTGGCGCTGGAACGGCGAACTCGGTTGTTACGACTACCTGGCGACCGAGCGAGGTGAACTTGTCATCGACCGGCACACCTCGTCGCGGTCGGAGCTGATCGAGTGGATCATCTGCGATGTCGCCCACGACGTCGCCGTCTCGTATGAAGTTGGTCACCGCCGCCCAGCTGAAGACTCCCGTCGGCAACAGTTCGCATTGTGGGTGGAGTTGATGACGAGAGTCAGTCCGCAGTGGGGTGAGCACACCGGTGCCAAGGTCCGCGAATTCCTTGCAGTGTCACCGTATTCGGACGGCCAGCCGGTGGACTGA
- a CDS encoding fumarylacetoacetate hydrolase family protein, translating into MRIARYTTGEDPTYGLVDGAGDKIAEITGDPLYTKIELTGVTTTVDQVRLLAPVIPRSKVIGIGRNYVEHARETGNEPPSEPLMFLIPNTAVVGPDDPVVMPPQSQRVDFEGELAVVIGRMCHDIQPEDVPSVIFGYTCANDVTARDLQRSDGQWSRAKGFDTFCPLGPWIETDLDVTNLRLRTLRDGEVVQDGTTADMIFDVPTLVSYASQAFTLLPGDVILTGTPAGIAPVESGQRVDIEIENIGTLSNPYIRHED; encoded by the coding sequence GTGCGGATTGCGAGATACACCACAGGAGAAGACCCGACCTACGGCCTCGTCGATGGTGCCGGCGACAAGATCGCCGAAATCACCGGCGACCCGCTCTACACCAAGATCGAGCTGACCGGAGTCACCACGACGGTGGACCAGGTGCGCCTGCTCGCCCCGGTGATTCCGCGGTCCAAGGTCATCGGCATCGGGCGCAACTACGTCGAGCACGCTCGCGAGACCGGCAACGAGCCGCCGAGCGAGCCGCTGATGTTCCTGATCCCCAACACCGCAGTCGTCGGCCCGGATGACCCGGTGGTCATGCCGCCGCAGTCGCAGCGGGTCGACTTCGAGGGCGAACTCGCCGTCGTGATCGGCCGGATGTGCCACGACATCCAGCCCGAGGACGTCCCGTCGGTCATCTTCGGTTACACCTGCGCCAACGACGTCACCGCGCGCGACCTGCAGCGCTCCGACGGGCAGTGGTCGCGCGCCAAGGGGTTCGACACCTTCTGCCCACTCGGTCCCTGGATCGAGACCGACCTCGACGTCACCAACCTGCGCCTGCGCACGCTGCGCGACGGCGAGGTCGTGCAAGACGGCACCACCGCCGACATGATCTTCGACGTGCCGACGCTGGTGTCCTATGCCTCGCAGGCCTTCACCCTGCTGCCCGGTGATGTGATCCTGACCGGCACCCCGGCCGGCATCGCGCCGGTCGAATCCGGTCAGCGCGTCGACATCGAGATCGAGAACATCGGCACGCTCAGCAACCCGTACATCCGGCACGAGGACTGA
- the cimA gene encoding citramalate synthase: MSNFHVYDTTLRDGAQQEGLNLSVSDKLAIAGYLDDLGVGFIEGGWPGANPKDTEFFRRARTELDLKNATLAAFGSTRRAHTRAADDPQVRALLDAQTDVVTLVAKSHTRHVEEALRTTPEENLAMIADTVSFLTREGRSVFLDAEHFFDGYALDPAYALEVVHTAAQAGAEVIALCDTNGGMLPPRVTDVVGEVLGHTQARLGIHCHNDTGCAVANSLAAVEAGASHVQGTINGYGERTGNADLVTVVSNLQLKLGREVVQPQRLRQALHLSHAISEVTNVVPYGRQPYVGASAFAHKAGLHASALKVDPDLYQHTDPALVGNSMRTLVSDMAGRASIELKGKELGYDLTGEPELLSRVVSRVKDLEQQGWTFDAADASFELLLREEVTGAPLVYFEAESWRIITDSGTYGDASPVSEATVKLRAAGRRVVATGEGNGPVNALDHALREALSEAYPELAEFELIDFRVRILDAAHGTDATTRVLIETTDGQQIWQTVGVADNIVHASWTALVDSFTYGLLQRGVQPRD; the protein is encoded by the coding sequence ATGAGCAACTTCCACGTCTACGACACGACACTGCGTGACGGTGCACAGCAGGAGGGCCTCAACCTGTCGGTCTCCGACAAGCTGGCCATCGCGGGCTACCTGGACGACCTCGGGGTGGGCTTCATCGAAGGCGGTTGGCCCGGAGCCAATCCCAAGGACACCGAGTTCTTCCGGCGGGCTCGCACCGAGCTCGACCTCAAGAACGCCACCCTCGCCGCCTTCGGATCCACGCGACGTGCGCACACCCGAGCGGCGGACGACCCCCAGGTGCGCGCGCTGCTCGACGCGCAGACCGACGTCGTCACGCTCGTGGCCAAGTCGCACACCAGGCACGTCGAAGAAGCGCTGCGCACCACACCCGAAGAGAACCTCGCGATGATCGCCGACACCGTGAGTTTCTTGACGCGCGAAGGGCGTTCGGTCTTCCTGGATGCCGAGCACTTCTTCGACGGCTATGCCCTCGACCCGGCATACGCTCTCGAGGTCGTGCACACCGCGGCGCAGGCTGGCGCAGAGGTCATCGCACTGTGCGACACCAACGGAGGCATGTTGCCGCCGCGGGTCACCGATGTCGTGGGGGAGGTTCTCGGTCACACGCAGGCGCGCCTCGGGATCCACTGCCACAACGACACCGGTTGCGCGGTCGCCAACTCGCTCGCCGCGGTCGAGGCCGGCGCCAGTCACGTGCAGGGCACGATCAACGGGTACGGCGAGCGCACCGGCAACGCCGATCTGGTGACGGTCGTCAGCAACTTGCAGCTCAAGCTCGGTCGGGAGGTCGTGCAACCGCAGCGGCTACGGCAGGCGCTGCACCTGAGCCACGCCATCAGTGAGGTGACGAATGTCGTGCCGTACGGCCGCCAGCCGTACGTCGGTGCCAGCGCCTTCGCGCACAAGGCGGGATTGCACGCCAGTGCGCTCAAGGTCGACCCGGATCTCTACCAGCACACCGACCCTGCCCTCGTGGGCAACTCGATGCGAACTCTGGTGTCGGACATGGCCGGCCGGGCCAGCATCGAACTCAAGGGCAAGGAGCTGGGCTACGACCTGACCGGCGAGCCGGAGTTGCTGTCCAGGGTGGTGTCTCGGGTCAAGGATCTGGAGCAGCAGGGCTGGACCTTTGATGCCGCCGACGCGTCCTTCGAACTGCTGCTGCGCGAGGAGGTCACGGGTGCGCCGCTGGTCTACTTCGAAGCCGAGTCGTGGCGGATCATCACCGACTCTGGCACGTATGGCGATGCGTCGCCTGTTTCCGAAGCCACTGTCAAGCTGCGCGCCGCAGGGCGTCGCGTCGTGGCCACGGGGGAGGGCAATGGACCGGTCAACGCTCTCGACCACGCGCTGCGCGAAGCGCTGTCCGAGGCATATCCGGAGCTGGCGGAGTTCGAACTCATCGACTTCCGGGTGCGCATCCTGGATGCCGCCCACGGCACGGACGCCACGACACGCGTGCTGATCGAGACGACCGATGGTCAGCAGATCTGGCAGACGGTGGGCGTGGCCGACAACATCGTGCACGCCAGTTGGACGGCGCTGGTCGACTCGTTCACCTACGGCCTGCTGCAGCGAGGCGTGCAGCCGAGGGACTGA
- a CDS encoding 3-methyladenine DNA glycosylase codes for MDEQARHRARLAPYVEPHLERRRRGIKHPIHDFLFTYYSYRPAQLMRWQPPGELASGKRTLAESTFQLLTATAGREGNFGCFGLHEWAMVYRDTDTRHPQPLRLGSERTDEVVESHRIGCSHWDAVRFFTPAALPLNTLRPFKDDRADFEQPGCLHATMDLYKHAYRLAEVVGSDLIADAFELAWDVRVMDMRAAPYDMTGITIDPDGIAWTPITIETAAGKREYADLQRQFAQRAAPIRQRFIDRLEVVLGAGHDRAAPAVSVNG; via the coding sequence GTGGATGAGCAGGCGAGGCACCGGGCGCGGTTGGCGCCGTATGTCGAGCCGCATCTGGAGCGCCGCCGTCGCGGGATCAAGCACCCGATCCACGACTTCCTGTTCACGTATTACTCGTACCGGCCGGCTCAATTGATGCGCTGGCAACCGCCTGGCGAATTGGCTTCCGGCAAAAGGACGCTCGCCGAATCTACCTTTCAACTGCTGACAGCAACCGCCGGCCGCGAGGGGAACTTCGGCTGCTTCGGGCTGCACGAGTGGGCCATGGTCTACCGCGACACGGACACTCGTCACCCTCAGCCGCTGCGGCTGGGCAGTGAGCGCACCGACGAGGTCGTCGAGAGCCATCGGATCGGCTGTAGTCACTGGGATGCGGTGCGTTTCTTCACGCCTGCGGCTCTTCCGCTGAACACACTGCGACCGTTCAAGGATGACCGTGCCGACTTCGAGCAGCCGGGTTGTCTGCACGCGACGATGGATCTGTACAAGCACGCCTACCGGCTCGCGGAGGTCGTGGGTTCGGACCTCATCGCCGATGCCTTCGAGCTCGCGTGGGATGTGCGTGTCATGGACATGCGCGCTGCGCCATACGACATGACGGGCATCACCATCGATCCCGACGGGATCGCGTGGACACCCATCACCATCGAAACTGCCGCCGGCAAGCGTGAGTATGCCGATCTGCAAAGGCAATTCGCGCAGCGTGCGGCGCCGATCCGACAGCGCTTCATCGACCGGTTGGAGGTTGTGCTCGGTGCCGGGCACGACCGAGCGGCGCCCGCGGTCAGCGTCAACGGCTGA
- a CDS encoding 3-isopropylmalate dehydrogenase — MTTATGDSIDLAVIGGDGIGPEVVAEGLKVLDAVSGAKVARTEYDLGAQRWHATGETLPDSVLTELRGHDAILLGAIGDPTVPSGVLERNLLLRLRFELDHYINLRPSKLYPGTASPLDVATVAPNGIDFIVVREGTEGPYTGNGGALRVGTPQELATEVSVNTRFGAERAVRDAFARAAARERKHLTLVHKHNVLTHAGHLWRRTVEDVGAEFPDVTTAYTHVDAATIYLVTDPGRFDVIVTDNLFGDIVTDLAAAVTGGIGLAASGNINPDGTAPSMFEPVHGSAPDIAGQGKADPTAAILSVAMLLAHLGRDDEANRVHDAVSADLASRGTTVRSTTQVGDAIAALVS, encoded by the coding sequence ATGACGACAGCAACTGGTGACTCGATCGACCTCGCAGTGATCGGCGGCGACGGCATCGGCCCTGAGGTGGTGGCCGAAGGTTTGAAGGTCCTCGATGCGGTGAGCGGTGCCAAGGTCGCCCGCACCGAATACGACCTCGGCGCGCAACGCTGGCACGCCACCGGCGAAACCCTGCCGGACTCGGTGCTCACCGAGCTGCGCGGACACGACGCGATCCTGCTCGGTGCCATCGGCGACCCGACCGTCCCCAGCGGAGTGCTCGAGCGAAACCTGCTGCTGCGCTTGCGTTTCGAGCTCGACCACTACATCAACCTGCGTCCGTCCAAGCTCTACCCCGGCACCGCAAGCCCGCTCGATGTGGCGACAGTGGCGCCGAACGGCATCGACTTCATCGTCGTCCGTGAAGGCACCGAGGGTCCTTACACCGGCAACGGTGGCGCACTACGGGTCGGCACGCCGCAGGAACTCGCGACCGAGGTGAGCGTCAACACCCGTTTCGGCGCCGAACGCGCGGTGCGCGACGCCTTCGCGCGGGCCGCGGCACGGGAGCGCAAGCACCTGACGCTGGTGCACAAGCACAACGTGCTCACCCACGCCGGCCATCTGTGGCGGCGGACGGTCGAGGACGTCGGAGCCGAGTTCCCCGACGTGACAACGGCATACACGCACGTCGATGCAGCGACGATCTACCTGGTGACCGACCCCGGTCGCTTCGACGTCATCGTCACCGACAACCTGTTCGGCGACATCGTCACCGACCTCGCCGCCGCAGTGACGGGAGGTATCGGTCTGGCCGCCTCGGGGAACATCAACCCCGACGGCACCGCGCCGAGCATGTTCGAGCCGGTGCACGGCTCGGCGCCGGACATCGCGGGGCAGGGCAAAGCCGATCCGACCGCCGCGATCCTGTCGGTCGCGATGCTGCTGGCACACCTCGGTCGCGACGACGAGGCGAATCGTGTTCACGACGCGGTTTCGGCGGATCTCGCCTCGCGCGGCACGACAGTGCGCAGCACGACGCAGGTCGGCGACGCCATCGCCGCACTCGTCAGCTGA
- a CDS encoding branched-chain amino acid aminotransferase has protein sequence MALQFTVSESTGRVGDAERAKILANPGFGNYFTDHMVTATWSDADGWHDAAVTPYGPIALDPAAAVLHYAQEIFEGMKAYRHADGTVWTFRPEANAARFARSAHRLALPVLPEDDFVQSLREIVAIDKAWVPEAADGAETSLYLRPFMFASEAFLGVRPAKKVTYCVIASPAGAYFSGGVKPVSLWISTDFARAGEGGTGAAKCGGNYASSLAGQLEGIDHDCDQAVFLDSSTHTYIEELGGMNLFIVYRDGRIVTPELTGSILEGVTRSSILELAKELGLSPEERRIPIQEWKDGAESGEIAEVFACGTAAVVTPVGELRWDGGSCDHRRDGHTDEIALKIRSTLLDIQYGRAEDARGWMTQLA, from the coding sequence ATGGCGTTGCAGTTCACCGTTTCCGAGAGCACAGGTCGGGTCGGCGACGCCGAGCGGGCGAAGATCCTCGCGAATCCCGGCTTCGGCAACTACTTCACCGATCACATGGTGACCGCGACATGGTCGGACGCCGACGGTTGGCACGACGCCGCGGTCACGCCATACGGACCGATCGCTCTTGATCCCGCTGCCGCGGTGCTGCATTACGCCCAGGAGATTTTCGAGGGCATGAAGGCCTACCGCCACGCCGACGGCACGGTGTGGACCTTCCGGCCCGAGGCAAATGCCGCGCGTTTCGCGCGCAGCGCGCACCGTCTCGCGCTGCCGGTGCTGCCCGAGGACGACTTCGTGCAGTCGCTGCGTGAGATCGTCGCGATCGACAAGGCATGGGTGCCTGAGGCTGCCGACGGTGCCGAAACCTCGCTCTACCTGCGGCCGTTCATGTTCGCCTCCGAGGCATTCCTGGGTGTCCGGCCGGCGAAGAAGGTCACCTACTGCGTGATCGCCTCACCCGCCGGGGCCTACTTCTCCGGTGGCGTGAAGCCGGTGTCCTTGTGGATCTCCACCGACTTCGCCCGCGCAGGGGAGGGCGGCACGGGTGCGGCCAAGTGCGGCGGCAACTACGCCTCGTCGCTCGCCGGCCAACTGGAGGGCATCGACCACGACTGCGACCAGGCGGTCTTCCTGGATTCCTCGACGCACACCTACATCGAAGAACTCGGCGGGATGAACCTCTTCATCGTCTACCGCGACGGCCGCATCGTGACTCCGGAGCTGACCGGGTCGATCCTCGAGGGCGTCACGCGCAGCTCGATCCTGGAGTTGGCGAAGGAGTTGGGGCTGTCACCGGAGGAGCGCCGGATCCCGATCCAGGAGTGGAAGGACGGCGCCGAATCCGGTGAGATCGCAGAGGTTTTCGCCTGTGGTACCGCAGCAGTGGTGACCCCTGTCGGCGAGCTGCGTTGGGATGGCGGATCCTGCGACCACCGTCGCGACGGCCACACCGACGAGATCGCCCTCAAGATCCGTTCCACGCTCCTCGACATCCAGTACGGCCGCGCGGAGGACGCCCGCGGCTGGATGACGCAGCTTGCCTGA
- a CDS encoding MBL fold metallo-hydrolase, whose product MKLTIVGCSGSYAGPHSPASCYLVQADLDGRTWSILLDLGNGALGELQRHLAPRDVDAVVLSHLHPDHCADLSGLHVMLRYDPAGAPEAALPIYGPRGTDLRAARASGVSDDEAGDAQLLRPEMDFRDLADAEVFTIGPFRITPLRVNHPVEAYGLRVEADGRTLAYTGDTDTCAALTPLMTKADLVLSDSAFCEDRDDVEGIHLSGHRAATAAVLAGGVKRLMLTHIPPWNDPEVCRAEADLVWPGDVELAQPGATYVL is encoded by the coding sequence ATGAAACTGACGATCGTGGGGTGTTCGGGGTCGTATGCCGGGCCGCACTCGCCCGCCTCCTGTTATCTGGTGCAGGCCGACCTCGACGGCCGCACCTGGAGCATTCTGCTGGACCTGGGCAATGGCGCCCTCGGCGAGTTGCAACGACACCTGGCCCCGCGTGACGTCGACGCCGTCGTCCTGTCGCACCTGCACCCGGATCACTGCGCGGACCTGTCCGGCCTGCACGTGATGCTGCGCTATGACCCGGCCGGCGCACCCGAGGCGGCGCTGCCGATCTACGGCCCCCGCGGCACCGATCTGCGTGCGGCACGAGCCTCCGGCGTCAGCGACGACGAGGCGGGCGACGCACAACTGCTGCGTCCCGAGATGGACTTCCGCGACCTGGCCGACGCGGAGGTGTTCACGATCGGCCCGTTCCGCATCACGCCGCTGCGGGTCAATCACCCGGTGGAGGCGTATGGGCTGCGCGTCGAGGCCGACGGGCGCACCCTGGCCTACACCGGTGACACCGACACCTGCGCCGCGCTGACCCCGCTGATGACGAAAGCCGATCTGGTGCTGTCGGACTCGGCGTTCTGCGAGGACCGTGACGATGTCGAAGGCATCCACCTGTCGGGCCACCGCGCCGCCACCGCGGCCGTGTTGGCGGGAGGCGTCAAACGGCTGATGCTCACCCACATCCCGCCGTGGAACGACCCGGAGGTATGCCGCGCAGAGGCTGACCTGGTCTGGCCCGGCGACGTCGAGCTGGCACAGCCGGGCGCGACATACGTGCTCTGA
- the murI gene encoding glutamate racemase, with the protein MSDAPIGIFDSGYGGLTVARAVLDQLPHESVAYLGDTARAPYGPRPIAETRAYALECLDRLVAHGVKALVIACNTASAAMLHDARERYDVPLVEVIRPAVRRAVRATRNQRVGVISTRGTHQSRAYVDAFAAAPDLFVTSEPCPRFVEFVERGTTGGAELIGCARDYLQPLKDQQVDTVVLGCTHYPLLTGVISYVMGEEVTLVSSAEETAKDLYRVLADADLLRPDHLPPPGHSFTTTGDPEEFRRLSRRFLGLGPEFDHVFRNNFHHVGVEAGVS; encoded by the coding sequence GTGTCTGACGCGCCGATCGGGATCTTCGACAGCGGGTATGGCGGTCTGACCGTCGCCCGCGCGGTGCTCGACCAGTTGCCGCACGAGTCGGTGGCCTACCTCGGTGACACGGCACGCGCGCCATACGGCCCGCGGCCCATTGCCGAAACCCGGGCCTACGCCTTGGAGTGCCTGGACCGCCTCGTCGCCCACGGTGTCAAAGCACTGGTCATCGCATGCAACACCGCCTCGGCCGCGATGCTGCACGACGCGCGCGAGCGGTATGACGTGCCCCTCGTCGAGGTCATCCGCCCGGCCGTGCGGCGTGCCGTGCGTGCCACCCGCAACCAGCGAGTCGGTGTGATCTCGACACGCGGCACGCACCAGTCGCGCGCGTACGTCGACGCCTTCGCCGCTGCGCCCGACCTGTTCGTGACCAGTGAGCCGTGCCCTCGGTTCGTGGAGTTCGTCGAACGCGGCACCACCGGGGGAGCAGAGTTGATCGGTTGCGCGCGCGACTACCTGCAACCGTTGAAGGATCAGCAGGTCGACACCGTCGTTCTGGGGTGCACGCATTACCCGTTGCTGACCGGTGTCATCTCCTACGTCATGGGCGAGGAGGTCACGCTGGTGTCGTCGGCGGAGGAGACCGCCAAGGATCTCTACCGTGTGCTCGCCGACGCCGACCTGCTGCGCCCGGATCACCTGCCGCCGCCAGGGCATTCGTTCACCACGACCGGTGACCCGGAGGAATTCCGTCGGCTCTCGCGGCGCTTCCTCGGGCTGGGCCCGGAGTTCGACCACGTCTTCCGCAACAACTTCCACCACGTCGGGGTGGAGGCAGGAGTGTCATGA
- a CDS encoding HAD family hydrolase, which translates to MPDPGHNPSRPALVASDLDGTLLHSDGTISARTADAWCRMPSIGIQTVMVTARPPRWTHFLADLMGEHGTAICANGAFVYDVRSRKVLQSHTIDSAVVQELAGSIRRRIPEVAFAAELATGKFVEPAYPELHPEDAPAVVHCGPVSELPPDAAVGKLLARAPGRYDEAFVTQVAGIVGDLAVVAYSGVGGLAEISAPRVTKAVGLARWAEALGIQRDAVWAFGDMPNDLPMLSWAGRSYAMANAHPLVVEAATHRCAANDDDGVARVLEIL; encoded by the coding sequence TTGCCTGACCCGGGCCACAATCCGTCCCGCCCGGCGCTGGTCGCGAGCGATCTCGACGGCACCCTGCTGCACTCCGACGGCACGATCAGCGCACGCACTGCGGATGCGTGGTGCCGGATGCCGTCGATCGGCATACAGACCGTCATGGTGACCGCTCGCCCGCCGCGGTGGACGCACTTCCTGGCCGATCTGATGGGTGAGCATGGCACCGCGATCTGCGCCAACGGCGCGTTCGTGTATGACGTGCGCAGCCGAAAGGTGTTGCAGTCACACACGATCGACTCTGCGGTGGTGCAGGAGCTGGCGGGTTCGATCAGGCGAAGGATCCCCGAGGTCGCTTTTGCGGCCGAACTCGCGACGGGCAAATTCGTCGAACCGGCCTATCCCGAGTTGCATCCGGAGGATGCGCCGGCCGTGGTGCACTGCGGTCCGGTGTCGGAGCTTCCTCCCGACGCGGCCGTCGGCAAGCTGCTGGCACGGGCTCCCGGGCGGTATGACGAGGCCTTCGTGACCCAGGTCGCCGGGATCGTGGGCGACCTTGCCGTTGTTGCCTATTCAGGTGTCGGTGGTCTCGCGGAGATCTCCGCGCCCCGCGTCACCAAGGCGGTCGGACTCGCGCGGTGGGCCGAGGCGCTCGGCATACAGCGCGACGCGGTGTGGGCCTTCGGGGACATGCCCAACGATCTGCCGATGCTGAGTTGGGCCGGCCGGTCGTATGCGATGGCGAATGCCCACCCGCTGGTCGTCGAGGCTGCGACCCATCGCTGCGCCGCCAATGACGACGACGGCGTCGCCCGGGTGCTCGAGATCCTCTAG